From the genome of Oryza glaberrima chromosome 1, OglaRS2, whole genome shotgun sequence:
TCAGGATAAACAGAGCAAGAGataagaaaacaaatgaaaaaaaaaagaggatcacCTAACTATGTTGACATGTTGACGATATGTGGCCAGATCGTCTTGACAAATGACAACTCCGCGAGGGGCTAAACTGCAAAGAGCCAAAGAGGAGATAACAGGAGGAGAAAAATTTCAAAACCTTCCAAGGGTGCAAACGCAAAACAAGCCGAATCGCAGTGTCGTATCGTATTCGTACCCAAAGTCCAGCAACGTGATCGAATTCCTTCACCGCCACACCCCACCAAGAAAAGTCCACTTTACCTCATTCCTAACCCCAACCCCCGCCTCGCCCGCCCgattccccgccgccgccgccgcggagctcgccggagaagcgGCACTCGCGGAGGAGTGGCCCGCCATGGGGCCGCCGCAGCAGGCCAGGGGCGGCGGCATCGACATCGAGGCGTGCGCGCGCCCGATCGCCGTCGACCACCGCATCAAGCTCCCCTACTACTTCCGCATCGCCGGGAACCTCCTCCGCCAGGTCAGGCCCGCCCCCGTGGTGAATCCCTCCCGGGACGCCAGATCCCTCCTCCTGGTCGATGAGAGCGCCTGCCGACTTTGGTAGATCAATTTGCGCGATTTCGCTGTAGCACGCTGATTGTGGTTGGGGGCTGTCGGGATTCGATGAATTGGGGATTGTTTCGTTACGCGATTAGGTCGATTCTTTTGGTTCCGGTACCGAATTGTGTTAATGCTGGGTGCTTCGATGTGGTTTTGCGCAGGCTAAGATATATCGAGACGAGAATAATCTCGTCGACCTGTATGTCATCCTCCTGCGTTACTCGAGGTGGGTTGGTAGCTGAATtatcttgatattttttttgttctagtgAAGTTCCGGGGTCACACCAAACGTATGTATTGTTGCAGCTTGGTTTGCGAGACGATTCCAAAGCACCGTGACTACCATACATTCAAGTTGAGAGAAGTGGATTTCTTCAGGCTTGCTCCACATAATCAATCTGTAATTCCTCTCGCTTTACTactgtgtatatatatggttttaagTTGTCTAGTGGATCCCAGTTGATTGTTTTTAATTATGGATAACGATGTTCTTTGCTCTATCAGCTGTCTCTAAGTAACTGTCATTTTGTCATAGAAACTCATTGAAGTGCTCAGTGAGCTTGAGTCACTGAAGCCAGTTGTGCAGCGGCAAATCACTGAGCATAACAGAGCAAGAGGAGGTGCCATCGAATCCAATAGTATAAATGGAACCATTGCTGTAAATAATATAACAAAACAGCATATGACAAATCCTTATACATatcaggtatatatatataagcctGTTATGGTTATTCTCTCTCATTATGGTCAGCTTCTAAGTGCTTGTTCTGGTTTACTTTATTGTTCAGCCATTTGTAGGAAGCAACAATGGATCATTTCAAAGACCTGTCCCTGGTGGGAATCATCAAATGGCACCATTAATGAGTGCTCAACCTGATAGACCGACCCGCAAACAGTATGTGTATATTTCAGTcatatttatatgtatgtttTGGGTGTTTCATCTGTCTTAAATAAAAAGTAGACATTTATTACTTTTCATATTGATACTGTGAGATATTAATTAAGGAAAGGAAACTCAATAGACATGTTTATTAGCTTACCTAAAACATCATAGAACTTGATTGACTCAATTAGGTAAGATTTAAGACCAAAATTTTGCTTGTAGGTAAGAGACCATTCATGTGCCCTAAATTAAATTGGGTGTTCAAgaatttcactatttttttcaacaaaaatagCAGATTCCTTTGGAATATGTTGGTTCTCCTCCACACCAAACATGCTCATAGTTCATAATGTGCAACAGGTCACAGATCTAAGTCTTCAGTTAGGAGATATTTAGAAATCAATCACTAGTTGTACAGTACAgtcttttttaatataaaaaataacattTTTCTTGCATGAACCAGCTGTATTTATCACTTGATTTTTTCGATGAGCTACAATTGTATAACAGTATAAATCGATGAACATAAATTCTATACTGCATCCAGGGTATTTGGTAATCGTTGATTCCGTGAATGCCATAGTTGTAAATGTAAAGCTGTGAAACATCATTACATGGCAATAGAAAATATTAAAGAAGGCCAGTTGGTTCGCAGCATCGGTTAAAGTTAGTCAACTTATAGAAGAGTTATAGCAAGAATGTTACTTTTATTTGCATGCTTTTGATTAAGTGTTTTCTTTATTCCTATTTGACTCTCTTGTCAATGTATTTCCTGGAAAAATAGATGAATTCATTATTTATCCCTGACATATTTGTAGCCATTTGTGCTAGTAGACTAAAAACTTATCATTTGCCGTCTATTTTAAACAGACTTGCAAATCTCCCTTTCCCTAAAGAAGAAACATTAGCTAGACACTCTATATTGGGACCTAATGGGCTTCATGGGCAATGGACTGGGCCTGTTACTGCAATCAAGGTACGGTTATTTTCCTCATTCTCTGAATGCGtttgcttgaaaaaaaaataaccataGAGAAGACATCCATAGTCTTATTGATTTCCTTATTGCTTGTTGCAGGTTCAGTATCCAAGCAATCTTGATCTAATAAAAAGCGATGTGTCTAGGTGAGAATTTAGATGCTTACAGCTTAATATCTCTAAAGTGATTATATTTTCTACTtgtctctttcttcttccaaaCCCTGTGTTGAACTTCTTTCAAGTCGGAAAAGTCTATCTTACTAATTATCTTCATAGCTTACCAGCTCCATAAACTTCATTTGAACTTCAGTGTTTCTTGGAACTTCTGTAAGAATTAAATTGCttctaaaaaaatagtacaCAACTACAAAGATCCATTAAAACAGAAGTTACAAAAAACTGTAAAAAACaaccatacaaaaaaaaagtaaaacagaTTGAATATTCAGTAATGTCTTTTCGTGGAGTTTTactatcttatattttttttgtttttattggtgGAAttcatctatatttttttattattgtatgatatttataattttttactGCCTTCTGTGTACTAATAttttaattctaaaaaaattatgttgtctCTTTGACAGAACTTTTGTTGATCACATAGGTATCCCAGAACATTTAtctcagttattttctaatagccctacagttttttttttgagtgagTTGCACTTtgggccaccttttattaccgaAGTTTCACTTCAGACCACCCTTTAaccaatcttttcactttggactaggtaTTTTTCCCTTTGTTGCACATTGGATCACCATAATGCTTTTGTCTAGCCATGTCCAACCTCTCCTCCGGCAGAAGATGTGACCTACACCTAAACAGGGGAGATCATCGGCATGAAGGTGCCGATGAGCTTGAGGCTGTTAATATGCTCGCGAAGAAAGTTTGGGTGGTCCAAAATGCAAAGAAGGCAAAAAtacctagtccaaagtgaaaatattaggTAAAGGGtggcccaaagtgaaactttggtaatgAAAGGTGGAGTGAATTGCAATCTGGGCCATATATTTTATCACCCAAGTTTCACTCTGGACCACCCTTAAACCAATCTTTTCACTTTCGACCGGGTAATTTCACCATTTTTTTGGGTTAGACCACCCTAAACAATTCCTTCAGCGCCCATCAACAATCTCAATCAAATCGGTTTCGATACATCGGTGAACTTCACCGTCTATATGCAGGCCATATCTTCACCAGAATAGAGGGTAAACATGAATAGTAAAGAGAGTTGGGTGGTTCAAACTGGAAATATGGCAAAGTTACCcgatccaaagtgaaaatattagtttaggggtggtccaaagtgaaactttggcaaTAAAAGGTGGCCCAAACTGTAATTTACTCTAAAAGGTAGTCTAAAGTACAGTTCgctctttttcttttgtgggTAGGAACCCGGTTATTttataatccattttttaaagtttgtcaATAATTAATTCAGCAATATATGAGTATATTGGTGCCTGGCAACTGAAGTTCTGCTGATAAATTTAATTCACATATGGAAATAATTCTAGATTAACCTAATTTTGTACTTACTATTAGTATATTGTAAGAAAAATTAATGGTAATTGTTCAATTCCAGAGGCTTTGCAAGGTGAAAAGATGCCTTGTATTTTATATAGAGCGATGTTTTCTTTCAGGCATTTTGTCAGTTACACAAAAGCTTAAAGCATTTTCTTGAAATAATTTTAGTGATGACGTGCTACATACGTATAGAACCACCTGACAGAAATGTCAAATGGCTCTactaaatagatatattttgAAAGGAGGAAACATCCAAATTTGAAAGCAGAAGTGCTTATTCACATTGTTGCAATAGTAGGGATTGCAGCTGGACATTAATCATATTTGTATGGAAACTAGTTCATACTCTCAGCTGAAAACTTTATGTTTCTTATCATGTGACATTAGCACTCTCTTGCTTATGCAGTTTATTTCCATCTGTCTTGAACCAAGATGGTCAGAATGGTCCCAGTACAATATCCACAGATAGCACTCAAATTGAGAATGATGATATGAAATCTGTTCTGTCCCttgatgatggtcgatggtctAAGCTGGCAGAGGAATGCGCCTCTGTACCTTCTGTTAGTCTGGAAGAAGAATTATCCCAATTGAGTATCAAACAGCCTTCACCTCCTCCAGTCTTGGCAGAGTTAGAGCGCAGGCCAATTGCTCCATCAGAAGTTGCAGATCCAACACCAGGACTTGCTGTCTCAGAAACCGGGCGTTATCAGAACTTACATGTTGTAAGTTGAGATATGCACTATCCTTTGAAAGTTGAAACTATAATATTGTTCTGGACCTACAGCTTTACACTAAGCACTTGAGTAGTGTTCTTCTATCTGCATTTTATTTGCATGTATTGTTACTATTGACATAATTTCACTGATGATTTCAATGCTACTTTCTTATTAGCCGGTAAAGTTGATGGAATGTTTTCTAAGGGTTGCTGAGGCAAACACTAAGAGAAGTTTAGAAACATGTGGAGTTCTTGCTGGTACCCTGGTATGTACATTCCccaaagaaaataagaagagtGATTTGACTGGACTGCTTAACTGGACTACttaaattttgttatattttccTGTAGAAAAAGAGAACCTTTTATGTGACTGCCTTGATAATTCCAAAGCAGAAATCTACATCTGATTCAGTAAGTTATAAATATTCTATGTTACTATCTCGGTCGACATATTTGTTCCATGCTTCATAGTTTCAGTTATACATGTTACTGAATGAGTATATAATTATGACACTTCAAGAGACAACTGAGTTACATGGCTTTCTTTATTTTACAGTGTGAAGCGACAAATGAAGATGAATTATTTGATGTTCAGGACAAGGGCTCGCTTTTCACTCTTGGTTGGATTCACGTAAGTCTGGTTCAATGAAACTTTGATACCATTGATGCCTTTTGTTGTTTGCTCAACAGCTCAAGTCAATAGGGTACATCTACTGTAATAATACCTTAAATTGGTACCAGCACTTATTTTAGTATATTTGATATAAAGATATCACTTCATCAGTGAAGATGAACATCTTTACATTAGTAATCCAACTTGATagcttctttaaaaaaatattgaagatGAGCTCCTTCTCTGCCATGTAAAAGAGCCTAATCTCTTCTTTAACACTGGGAATGAAAATGTGATATCAAATTCTTCAGTTGGCATGTCAGTGGGTTGTTTTTTGAAACTTGTTGGTAGAATACTCGATTGCCCATATTCAAGAGGGGCATTCTTGGTACATGCTTAAAGTTGTCATTCCTGTTATCAAGCTTGAGTTTTCAGCATCTATTAGCAGTTTAGGATTCAGATTTTgtcttcttcagttcttcttTGGACATATACGACATTGGAATTCAACTATTGTGCACGGCATTACATAGTACTACCTCtggtttttaatagatgatgccatTGAATTTTTTACACGCGTTTGGCTATTTGTCTTGTTCAAAGAaattacataattattatttattctgTTGTGACTTGGTTTATCGTTAAagatactttaagcatgattttcATTTTCGCATATTCGcacaatttttaaataagatgaatggtcaaatgtgtGACAAAAAGTTAAccgcgtcatctattaaaaaccggagggagtacattgttAAGTGTCAGAAAATGCTGCCAAAATATCATTCATTTTTCATGCACAAATAGGGCAGTTCTATGACTGTCAATATTTATGAGCGGTTTCAGTAGATAAAACTGAATTACACATCTCATGCaacgattttttttgttttctttgattAGAACAACTGTGAGTATAATTTGTTGGGCCTGCTTTCTTGCGTTAAAATATTCTGTTTCTTCTGACATcatttttctgttctttttttccagACACATCCAACACAGTCCTGCTTCCTGTCTTCCATTGATCTCCATAATCATTATTCTTATCAGGTAATATTTGTCAGATTGGATCTCACATAGCATTACCACTTGGGGCTGCAATTTCTATTGAAGTAATTTATGTTGTCTTGCCTACACTTTATTGTGATATTAATCTTATAACTGTTTTCTCATTGATTTCTATGAGGAAAACACCAAACAAATGCATGTCCTAGAGTAATTGTCAGGATGTTTCCCAGTAGTGAAATTATAAATATCTGCAATGCACTGATCACCCTTAGACCAGGAGCTGAAAAAGAATGTCTATGTTACCCACATATGGGGATACGGATACGCGATATGTAGATACGGAGATACGGCGTTCTCTAAAAAAACATGGATATAGGGATCATCTATACATGTAGAAAATAATATGACTCGTGCAAGGAAATCAGAATATTGTAATACCAGTAACAGCCTTCAAAAAAGTATCAGTAATAAACAGTACATCATGTCTTCCTCTCTAACTTTTCTCTATCTTCTCCAATAACTCAAACTTACCTCCACAATCCACTGAATGGCATGGGTAGCATGTTAGTTTGCCCTTGCTTTGCTGGCCCATTAGTTCCTCTATGAATTTGCAGCTACATATCAACCGCACATTAGCTAATCCGAAATTCATCAGCTCTAAACTACATAGCACTTGTACTAAGAAAATAGATAAGGGGAACAAGAAAGTTGGAAGGGCCAACAACTCAAAGCCTCACTGGGGATGAATGAAGTTAGTGGCTGGTGACGGTGGCGTTTGTGGTGGCGATGGAGGATGGCAGTGGGGGCAAAGCTacgctccacggcggcggcagtgctGCACCACTGCATATTTGGCATCTGGCGCTACACCTGGCTTCCATCGACAGCGGCGCTGCATTTGGCTTCTGTTGTCAACAACGACACTGTGTTCCGCTTCCATTGACAGCGGTCTTGAACGAGAACAACAAGGGCCTCACATTGTGAATGGTTGCCAGGATGAAGCGATGCATAGTTTTCGTTTCCGGGAGGAATTGGGATATGTATCGGGGAAGTATCctgatttgttttatttacaTGGAAACAATGAAAATCACTGATACATACGGTATACGTATCATTTGGACCCTATCCAATGCACGCATCCGTATCCTTTCGTGTATCTGATACGAATACGTGGCTTTTTGGCGTATCCAGGTAACACAGGAATCTGTTCATGACATGTGCAATTTACCCAGTGCTCATGGCAAAGTTTTGTGCTATCTGTTGATTTTCTTCAGAATATTATTGCATACCCAGACATGGTTAGATCCAATATGATATGATGGTTTCATTTCTATAATATTCTCGTGTTCAATTAATTACTAGAGTAGCATGCGCCCTGCTAATTTGCTTAGTATGTACTGGCTGGTAAATTGAACGACATTGTTTCTATGTCAGAATTTTCTGCCTGAAATCATttcatgaaagaaaaaaaacattattttctatttgttCATGTGTTTGCTAATTGATCTTTTATACCAACAGGTGATGTTACCTGAAGCAATTGCAATAGTTATGGCACCTACTGACACAAGAAGGTATGTGATTTGCTCTGTGACGTTTACTTGTGCATTTGGCAGCCAGTTGAGTCAAttcttttatactccctccgtcccaaaatataagcatttttggatTTCAACACAGTcctcgagatgctactttgaccaacaatatctataaaaataagatgttttaaataaaaagatttaCATGTTACGATAGTTTGattaatattataaatctagtaacattagTTTTACATGATTGttctcttttatttcttttgctattaatagtcaacgTTAAAAATAGTTGACTtggcactatgctaaaaatggttatattttgggatggatagAGTAGTTTGCTTCTTGGGATGCTAATTTTGAAGCATTTGTAGTTTGCATCTTTCAACTTAGGTCAAATGTGCAATCTGTTGCATCTCTGACCGAGTAGTACAATTTCGTGCTTACAATTTCCTCAATAACATCGGAACgtctttgtttgtttttacGTTCTCTAGCAGTACATATCTCTAGCAGTACATTGTTAAGCCACTCGCTGCAGTTTCTTTTTACCCTATAAGAttgatgaaaattttttgaAGCCGAATTAATAGTCTACATAATGTTTGCTTGTCTGCTTGTGCTTGCTAGCTTGTGATTGTCTGCTTGTGCTAGCTTGAACCATGTTGAATATGGACTGTGCATTAGATGATCATGTGATCTTGAATGTGTTGTTGAACAGAAAACATGGTATATTTCATCTCTCTGATCCTGGTGGTATGGGTGTGATCCATGATTGCCCGGAGAGAGGATTCCATCCTCATAAGGCCCCTCTAGATGGTTCACCAATTTATGAGCATTGCTCCCATGTGTATATGAACCCCGATGTAAAGTTTGATGTGATTGACCTTCGATAATGGTGAGAACTCCATCCGCGAAAGACTGGCAGCTGAACAAGTTGGCtgcctttatttttttaactgtgCTGAAGAATCTCGAATACCGATGTAAGTGATTGTACATAGCTATTTGCATGTATAGAGTTCCGTTGAAATGAATATCTCCGGTATCTATGGGGAATTTATGAATTTATTGTATTTCATTATACTCACTTAGCTCTCAAGATATACGCTTGTAAGACGAGGTGGAAATGTTCAATCTCATTTTTATGCCAAGTCAATTGTTGTACATTTGAACACTCAGATTATTTTAGCGCTATTTCTATTACTTatatttggtttattttaggatggttATTTACTTATTTATTAACAGCCCCATCTTTTTGCTTATGTTTATcggtcaaaatttgaatttttgattttgagttttttttaattgaagtttatttttttgccTTTGCTTTAAGATTGTTAAGAACAcgtatgcaatttttttttcacaaattttttttgtaaggTTTTTGAAGTATATCTACAACATGATCATCTTATAATGATGGTGGCTATGGTCCTAATTTCCCGGTTTCCTCACCCGGCCGGTCCAAATCCATAGGTGGCATTGATGCTTGCTTGCTTGTCCTTAGGGTTTATACTTGTTCAAATATGATGTTTCACACTATAAGATGTTTTATGTTTTAAATAGATTCATGTATGTCTATGTATGTGCTGATGGAAATATAAGCACATActgatataatttatttaaataaattataatattgAACATGTGAACCAGTTAAACATGTAAACATCATGTGATCTAAATTAGACAGTAAATCATGAATAAGGCAAATGGGCGGAATATGATGAACATTTACGGAGGGCTCTGGTTATGGTGTGGATTTAGTTGACGAGGAGCGGCATGCATCGCATGAACAACGTGCGGTGTCAAATGTTGTCGTCAGCGCGCAACCCTTGAGCATAGGGGAAGATGAGCCGTTGTGGAAGACTCCTTGTTATGGTGTGGATTTAGTCGACGAGGAGCGGCATGCACTGCATGACGTGCGGTGTCAAAAATGTTGTTGTCAGCGCGATACCCTCGAGCGTAGAGAAAGCACTGCATGACGTGCGATGTCAAAAATGTTGTCAGCGCGACACCCTCGAGCGTAGAGAAAGGAGCCATTGTGGAAGACTCGTAGAGGTTACGCAAGCATGAGGAGTCCATATCAGTGGACCATTCACGTGCATCTCGTATACGAGTGTTCCTCTagttctctccaccacacatgtcTCAATTGGTTAGAAGAGCACTCTTACATCCACGCCTTCCCACGAGATGGGCTTTTGTGATTCCCCAATAATTAATCTCCATATGTACCTTAGCCCACATATTAATTCCAGTGTGTTCTTTTTAAGGATGTTAGTGAacctagataaaaaaaaaatgaagaggccaaaacgtcttataatatagaCCGAACTGAGTACATGACTAAATGGTAGATATAAAATGTGGAATGGATTTGCCTCATTACAACAGTTTACTTCACATGTGTTTTGCACCTTTGATCAATTATCCAAATGGTATAGCGCATACATTTGCGTGATATAGCTTTATAAGAGAGGATAGATAATTTATACCTTACATCAATTATTTAAATgcaaatgctaaaatgactgaGGTGACATGGTGTTACTAATATTTTTGTGGCAAATTATGATGCTCAAGAAACCATATGGAAGTTAACTCTTACCTCTAGTGCTCCAAGTGACAAGATTTTCAATTCAAGATTCCAAAGAATCAGAAACTATCAGCATATTGTTGTTGTTACAACTAGGTTGGAGATAGCTATGCTGCTCCCATTGGATTACTTCCGTGTGCATTCTTGGTCATTTGTCATCTATATatttaaacttttctatattaaTTCTATTTATGCACGTACAATAATTGTTTTATTTCTCGTACACCATTCTCTTCACCTAAAACATCATTgtctataatattttatttttattttattattttttaggaaTTCCCACAGCAAGGTGCAATTTATCATTTAGTTATAGAAATGCTATAATCAACACGATAACATACAAGTGCTATGCATGTTGCATGGATTCTTGCCCCATTATAATCAGTGCATGCGGTATAGTAGTCCTCATTGTTTGAATCGATCACTGTGCGAACTTGAACTTGAATTGCTACCATGCGACACCCATAATTACCTCCATTTAATTTACACATTACGTGTTTATTTCATTTCACACTATCTAATCGTTTAGTAGCATGCGAGGAGATGCGCCCTACCATGTCTTTATGCATTGGCATGTCTAGAAATATGACTACACACGTATCACATGATATAACTATAAAATGTAAGATGAAGTGTGGCTTAATACTCCCATCATAGcgcttgctagttgctacgtgTATACATGTGTATGATTCTAGTAACAACTTGAATTCCTATAACATCATACACACGAGAAAATCCTCGCAAAATAGAGGGCAACTAAATCATGTCACTGTCTTGAAACGGTATAGATTATGATCTTGACCCCATGTGCCACCGCATGGACGGCTGCATATGCACGAaggtaaatatttaatttggagGTATCACGATATTAGTTATCATCAAGGTATCACGGAGATACATGCAAAGATAATGCATATCAATATCTCAACGTATATATCCGGGTACAAATGATGGTATCATGATACTTGAAGTATTTGTGGTATATCTTCGAGGTATCACAGAGACGCACatgaaaataatgcataatGATATATAAAGCTATCATGGTGATTCCTAGGTCAAGATACATATTGATATTTCAAGGTATCATGGTACTACGATGTAGTAGCGGACATAGGAAAACAAACATAACTATAGCAGAGATGAACAAGTTGATTAAGAGCATTGCGATccaatcaagaaaaaaaacattaaaaaagcACACATTGCAATCACAAAAATAAATAGATTATATACTAATTGAGTCAACATCAACTACGAGAATgcaaacatgcaaaaaaaaaaagaagaacacaATAGATACAAGAAAATACCTTGTTGATGTCCTACACATCACAGTTGACCTTTAGCcctaaaataatataaaacaatTATAACATGTCAAATAAGCAAAGTAGAAGGGTCAATATATACTTAGTAGTTGAtgctttttaaaagaaaaggaagccaAAAGACTTACTAAAGCActaattttggttgttttgctGGGAGACTTAAGTACCTGCATTCTCCTAGCTTTCATGTTTTGGAACTACTTCTTGATGGCATTAAACAAATCATGCTCAATATACCACAACATCAAGTTGTTAAGCCACTCATTGGATAGCCTATTGCGCAAACCAGTCTTGATATTTATAGCCGAGAACACTATTTCAACAATTGTTGTTGCAACTAGTAGAAGCAAGGCTAACTCAATAATACGTTAGAC
Proteins encoded in this window:
- the LOC127782510 gene encoding AMSH-like ubiquitin thioesterase 3; amino-acid sequence: MGPPQQARGGGIDIEACARPIAVDHRIKLPYYFRIAGNLLRQAKIYRDENNLVDLYVILLRYSSLVCETIPKHRDYHTFKLREVDFFRLAPHNQSKLIEVLSELESLKPVVQRQITEHNRARGGAIESNSINGTIAVNNITKQHMTNPYTYQPFVGSNNGSFQRPVPGGNHQMAPLMSAQPDRPTRKQLANLPFPKEETLARHSILGPNGLHGQWTGPVTAIKVQYPSNLDLIKSDVSSLFPSVLNQDGQNGPSTISTDSTQIENDDMKSVLSLDDGRWSKLAEECASVPSVSLEEELSQLSIKQPSPPPVLAELERRPIAPSEVADPTPGLAVSETGRYQNLHVPVKLMECFLRVAEANTKRSLETCGVLAGTLKKRTFYVTALIIPKQKSTSDSCEATNEDELFDVQDKGSLFTLGWIHTHPTQSCFLSSIDLHNHYSYQVMLPEAIAIVMAPTDTRRKHGIFHLSDPGGMGVIHDCPERGFHPHKAPLDGSPIYEHCSHVYMNPDVKFDVIDLR